Within Stella humosa, the genomic segment CGACCTGGTGACCGAGCCCTACATCGACCGCCTGTCGTGCGAGGCGCGCGCGCTCGTCCTGAAGCAGTGGGAGTTGCATGAGACCGAGCTGGTCTGCACCCATCGCAGCCATCGCGACGACTGGGTGCAGGGGCTGGTGCTGGCGGGCTTCGGCATGGCGGTGATGCCCGAGTTCTCGATTTCCGCCATGGGTCTCAAGAGCCGGGTGCTGGCGGAGCCCGAGCTGAGCCGCAACGTGTCCCTGGTATCGGTCGCCGGGCGCCGCTTCTCGCCCAGCACCGCCAAGTTCGTCAAGGATGTGAAAGGCTTCCGCTGGACACCCCCGCCCGGGCCCTGAAGCCACAGCAGCCCACGCATTGAGAGGGGGCCGGCGATCGCTCGCCGGCCCCCGGTCTTTTCGGTCGATCGGTCGGCCCTAGAAGAACAGGCCGCCCAGGACTTTCGAGATCGGGTCCGTCACCACGACCTGGATGGTGAGATCGACCTCCAGGATCGGCGCGTCGTGGTCGTCGTCATCCTGGCTGCCGCCACCGATGCTGCCCAGGATGTCCGACACGATGGGCAGGTCCAGATCGTCATCGTCATCGTCCGAAGACCCACCGCCCAGGATATCGCCGACGATCGGGAACTCGTCGAGATCGTCGAGGATGTTGCCGGCATCCTGGTCGTCATCGTCATCGTCGATCACGTCGCCCAGGGTGCCGCTGCCGCCGCCGCCGAGAAGGTCACCGACCAGGTCGTCGACGATGGGGAGCTGCTCGACCACGTCGCCGACCGGATCGCTGCCGAGCAGGTCGTCAACCACGCCGCCGGACCCGGTTACACCGAGGCCATCGGCATCGTCATCATCATCATCGCCGCCGCCGATGCCGCCCAGCAGGTCGTCGACGACCGGCAGGTTGTCGAGGACATCGCCCAGGGCACCGTCGTCGCCACCCCCGAGCAGGTCGCCGACCAGGCTGTCGACGATCGGGAGCTGCTCGACCAGATCACCGACCGGGTCGCTGCCCAGAAGGTCGTCGACCACACCGCCGACCTCCGTCACGCCGAGGCCCGTGCCGTTGCCGCCGCCGATGCCGCCCAGCAGGTCGTCGATGACCGGCAGGTTGTCGAGGACATCGCCCAGGGCACCATCGTCGCCACCGCCGAGCAGGTCGCCGACCAGGCTGTCGACGATCGGGAGCTGCTCGACCAGATCACCGACCGGGTCGCTGCCCAGAAGATCGTCGACCACACCGCCGACCTCCGTCACGCCGAGGCCCGTGCCGTTGCCGCCGCCGATGCCACCCAGCAGGTCGTCGATGACCGGCAGGTTGTCGAGGACGTCGCCCAAGGCACCGTCGTCGCCACCGCCGAGCAGGTCGCCGACCAGGCTGTCGACGATCGGGAGCTGCTCGACCAGATCACCGACCGGGTCGCTGCCGATCAGGTCATCGACCACGCCGCCGACTTCCGTCACGCCGAGGCCCGTGCCGTTGCCGCCGCCGATGCCACCCAGCAGGTCGTCGATGACCGGCAGGTTGTCGAGGACGTCGCCCAGGGCACCGTCGTCGCCACCGCCGAGCAGGTCGCCGACCAGGCTGTCGACGATCGGGAGCTGCTCGACCAGATCACCGACCGGGTCGCTGCCCAGAAGATCGTCGACCACACCGCCGACCTCCGTCACGCCGAGGCCCGTGCCGTTGCCGCCGCCGATGCCGCCCAGCAGGTCGTCGATGACCGGCAGGTTGTCGAGGACATCGCCCAGGGCACCGTCGTCGCCACCGCCGAGCAGGTCGCCGACCAGGCTGTCGACGATCGGGAGCTGCTCGACCAGATCACCGACCGGGTCGCTGCCGATCAGGTCGTCGACCACGCCGCCGACTTCCGTCACACCGAGGCGCGTGCCGTTGCCGCCGCCGATGCCGCCCAACAGGTCGTCGATGACCGGCAGGTTGTCGAGGACATCGCCCAGGGCACCGTCGTCGCCACCGCCGAGCAGGTCGCCGACCAGGCTGTCGACGATCGGGAGCTGCTCGACCAGGTCGCCGACCGGGTCGCTGCCCAGAAGATCGTCGACCACGCCGCCGATCTCCGTCACGCCGAGGCCGGTTCCGTTGCCGCCACCGATCCCACCCAGCAGGTCGTCGACGACCGGCAGGTTGTCAAAGGTGTCGCCCAACGTGCCTTCGTCGCCGCTGCCGAGAAGGGTATCGAGCAGGTCGCTGACGAGTGGCAAGTCTTCGACCAGCGGGCCGACCGGATCGCTGCCGATCAAGTCGTCCAAGACACCGCCCTGGTCGGTAACCCCAAGGCCCAGGTCGACGATTCCGTTGGGACCGATCAGGCTGTCGACCACACCGCCGACGGTGCCGCCGTTGCCGCCGCCGAGCAACTCGCCAACGATCGGGATGTCATCGACGATCGGCCCGAGGATGTCGTTGTCCAGGAGGTCGTCGACCAGGCCGCCCGGGCCAGTGACGCCCAGGCCGTTGCCATCACCATCGCCATCACCATCGCCATCGCCGTCGCCATCGCCGTCGCCATCGCCGTCGCCATCGCCGTCGCCGTCGCCGTCGCCGTCGCCGTCGCCATCGCCGTCGCCATCGCCATCGCCGTCACCATCGCCGTCACCATCGCCGTCACCATCGCCGTCGCCGTCGCCATCGCCGTCGCCATCACCATCGCCATCGCCGTCGCCGTCGCCGTCGCCGTCGCCATCGCCGTCGCCGTCGCCATCGCCGTCGCCATCGCCATCGCCGTCGCCATCGCCATCGCCATCGCCATCGCCGTCGCCATCGCCATCACCGTCGCCATCGCCGTCGCCGTCGCCATCGCCATCACCGTCACCGTCGCCATCGCCGTCGCCGTCGCCGTCGCCGTCGCCGTCGCCATCGCCATCGCCGTCGCCGTCGCCATCGCCGTCGCCGTCGCCGTCACCATCGCCGTCGCCATCGCCGTCGCCGTCACCATCGCCATCGCCATCGCCGTCGCCGTCGCCGTCACCATCGCCGTCACCATCGCCGTCGCCGTCGCCGTCACCATCGCCGTCGCCGTCACCATCGCCGTCGCCGTCACCATCGCCGTCGCCGTCACCATCGCCATCGCCGTCGCCGTCGCCGCCGGGGATCGGCAGGCCATCCTGGCTGCCGTCGCTGACGTCGTCGAAATCGGTCTGCAGGTTGGCGAGGCCGCGCAGGATGATCACCCGGCCATCGGCCAGGGTGAGGACCACGTCGTTGCCGACGATCTGCTTGCGGGCGAACGCATCGCGCAGCATGTCATCCGACACGTTGCCGTCCGCACCTTCGATGCGGAGCTGGTCGATGCCGTTCTTGAAGTCTTCGATGATGGTGACCGACTTCGGATCGCCGAAGGAGATCACGAAGGTGTTCAACCCGTCGCCGCCGCGGAGCGTGTCGCGATCCAGGCCACCGATGAGGATGTCGTCACCGGCGCCACCGTCGACATAGTCGTTGCCGCCGCCACCGCGCAGCGTGTCATTGCCGACGCCGCCGGCGATGATGTCGTCGCCCGCGAGGCCATTGATGAGGTCCGCCAGAGCAGAGCCGCTGAGGACGTCGGGTCCAGTCGTGCCGGTGAACTGCATGGTGATCTCCTTCGAACGATCGGGGCCGGGTCCGCCTTCGCTGGCTGCCATCGCGGCTGCCGGAGGGAGGCGTTCGGATTTCCTGTCTTCGGAGATAACACCGGGGCGTCTAAATCGCCGGCTGATAGGGATGATGGATTTGATAACCCGGGTTTATGGATAAACTCGGCCCGTTCAGCGTAGGCTTCCCCGCCGGACGATTTCGAAGCCGAGATCGATGACCGGGGCGGCGACCTTGCCACCCTCCTGGCGACGCAGGATCAGCTCCGCGGCGGCGACGCCGATACCCCGCCCGTTCGTCCTGACGGTGGTCAGGCCGGGCGGCACTTCGGCGGCGATCTCGTAGTCGCCGAAGCCCGCGA encodes:
- a CDS encoding calcium-binding protein → MQFTGTTGPDVLSGSALADLINGLAGDDIIAGGVGNDTLRGGGGNDYVDGGAGDDILIGGLDRDTLRGGDGLNTFVISFGDPKSVTIIEDFKNGIDQLRIEGADGNVSDDMLRDAFARKQIVGNDVVLTLADGRVIILRGLANLQTDFDDVSDGSQDGLPIPGGDGDGDGDGDGDGDGDGDGDGDGDGDGDGDGDGDGDGDGDGDGDGDGDGDGDGDGDGDGDGDGDGDGDGDGDGDGDGDGDGDGDGDGDGDGDGDGDGDGDGDGDGDGDGDGDGDGDGDGDGDGDGDGDGDGDGDGDGDGDGDGDGDGDGDGDGDGDGDGDGDGDGDGDGDGDGDGDGDGDGDGDGDGDGDGDGDGDGDGDGDGDGDGDGNGLGVTGPGGLVDDLLDNDILGPIVDDIPIVGELLGGGNGGTVGGVVDSLIGPNGIVDLGLGVTDQGGVLDDLIGSDPVGPLVEDLPLVSDLLDTLLGSGDEGTLGDTFDNLPVVDDLLGGIGGGNGTGLGVTEIGGVVDDLLGSDPVGDLVEQLPIVDSLVGDLLGGGDDGALGDVLDNLPVIDDLLGGIGGGNGTRLGVTEVGGVVDDLIGSDPVGDLVEQLPIVDSLVGDLLGGGDDGALGDVLDNLPVIDDLLGGIGGGNGTGLGVTEVGGVVDDLLGSDPVGDLVEQLPIVDSLVGDLLGGGDDGALGDVLDNLPVIDDLLGGIGGGNGTGLGVTEVGGVVDDLIGSDPVGDLVEQLPIVDSLVGDLLGGGDDGALGDVLDNLPVIDDLLGGIGGGNGTGLGVTEVGGVVDDLLGSDPVGDLVEQLPIVDSLVGDLLGGGDDGALGDVLDNLPVIDDLLGGIGGGNGTGLGVTEVGGVVDDLLGSDPVGDLVEQLPIVDSLVGDLLGGGDDGALGDVLDNLPVVDDLLGGIGGGDDDDDDADGLGVTGSGGVVDDLLGSDPVGDVVEQLPIVDDLVGDLLGGGGSGTLGDVIDDDDDDQDAGNILDDLDEFPIVGDILGGGSSDDDDDDLDLPIVSDILGSIGGGSQDDDDHDAPILEVDLTIQVVVTDPISKVLGGLFF